In one window of Eubalaena glacialis isolate mEubGla1 chromosome 13, mEubGla1.1.hap2.+ XY, whole genome shotgun sequence DNA:
- the THUMPD1 gene encoding THUMP domain-containing protein 1, translating to MASPVQQSPQPGGGKRKGKAQYVQAKRARRCDGGGPRQLEPGLQGILITCNMNERKCVEEAYSLLNEYGDDMYGPEKFADKDQQLSGSEGEDDDVEAALKKEVGDIKASTEMRLRRFQSVESGANNVVFIRTLGIEPEKLVHHILQDIYKTKKKKTRVILRMLPISGTCKAFLEDMKKYAETFLEPWFKAPNKGTFQIVYKSRNNSHMNREEVIKELAGIVGSLNSENKVDLTNPQYTVVVEIIKAVCCLSVVKDYTLFRKYNLQEVVKSAKDSSQLNPKQAALTGNGKEAKLESGDKSNQNDPAEGKNNQQVVPEDSEELGQTEPISETHEVSEGAAKPELASQVTEGSKKHVVSEGAAKPELASQVTEGSETHVVSEGATKPELASQVTEGSESHENDLS from the exons ATGGCGTCCCCCGTCCAGCAGTCTCCTCAGCCTGGCGGCGGGAAGCGCAAAGGCAAAGCTCAGTACGTGCAGGCCAAACGGGCTCGGCGCTGCGATGGCGGCGGGCCCCGGCAGCTGGAGCCCGGGCTACAGGGCATTCTCATCACCTGTAACATGAACGAGCGCAAGTGCGTGGAGGAGGCCTACAGCCTGCTCAACGAATACGGCGACGACATGTATGGTCCAGAAAAG TTTGCAGACAAGGATCAGCAACTCTCTGGAAGTGAGGGAGAAGATGATGATGTGGAGGCCGCCTTGAAGAAAGAAGTTGGTGACATTAAGGCATCTACAGAGATGAGGCTGAGAAGATTCCAGTCAGTGGAGAGTGGAGCAAATAATGTAGTCTTCATCAGGACACTTGGGATAG aaccTGAGAAATTGGTGCATCATATTCTCCAAGATATAtacaaaaccaagaagaagaagacTCGGGTTATTCTACGAATGTTACCCATCTCAGGCACATGCAAGGCTTTCTTAGAAGACATGAAAAAATATGCAGAAACATTTTTGGAACCCTGGTTTAAAGCTCCAAACAAAGGGACATTTCAGATTGTATATAAATCTCGAAATAACAGTCACATGAATAGAGAAGAAGTTATCAAAGAATTGGCAG GAATAGTAGGCAGCCTCAATTCGGAAAATAAAGTAGATCTTACCAATCCACAGTACACAGTGGTAGTAGAAATCATTAAAGCTGTCTGTTGCCTGAGTGTTGTGAAAGATTACACGTTGTTCAGAAAATATAATCTCCAGGAAGTGGTGAAGAGTGCCAAGGACTCGTCACAGCTTAACCCAAAGCAGGCAGCGCTAACAGGAAATGGGAAAGAAGCTAAATTGGAATCTGGTgacaaatcaaatcaaaatgacccagcagaaggaaaaaataaccaGCAGGTGGTACCAGAGGATAGTGAGGAGCTGGGTCAGACAGAACCAATATCTGAGACACATGAGGTGAGTGAGGGGGCCGCTAAACCTGAACTTGCAAGTCAAGTCACAGAAGGATCTAAGAAACATGTGGTGAGTGAGGGGGCCGCTAAACCTGAACTTGCAAGTCAAGTCACAGAAGGATCTGAGACACATGTGGTGAGTGAGGGGGCCACTAAACCTGAACTTGCAAGTCAAGTCACAGAAGGATCTGAGTCACATGAAAATGACCTCTCATAG